The following coding sequences lie in one Vibrio tubiashii ATCC 19109 genomic window:
- a CDS encoding J domain-containing protein: MFVNDALNLLNLTSPATQAEIKDAYKKAAIKYHPDRNTAGAEMMKLINAAFECLKKLGDTVEAKEGFKATDGAEDYSEILKALHELDGLEIEICGNWIWIGGETRKHKDRLGRKEGGLGCFYSKNKKMWYYRPAEYKSLGRSSSSMDEIRAKYGSEKPAKSGRKILAA, translated from the coding sequence ATGTTTGTAAATGATGCTTTAAACCTACTTAATCTAACCTCTCCTGCTACACAAGCAGAAATCAAAGACGCTTATAAAAAAGCCGCTATTAAGTACCATCCAGACCGAAATACAGCAGGCGCAGAAATGATGAAACTCATCAATGCTGCTTTCGAATGCCTTAAAAAACTAGGCGACACAGTAGAAGCCAAAGAGGGCTTTAAAGCTACTGACGGTGCAGAAGATTACAGCGAGATCTTGAAAGCACTACACGAGCTAGACGGCTTAGAGATTGAAATCTGTGGTAACTGGATTTGGATCGGTGGTGAGACTCGCAAGCACAAAGACCGCTTAGGACGTAAAGAAGGTGGTTTAGGTTGCTTTTACTCTAAAAACAAAAAGATGTGGTATTACCGTCCTGCTGAATATAAATCACTTGGTCGTTCTAGTTCATCAATGGATGAAATCAGAGCAAAGTACGGCAGCGAAAAACCCGCTAAATCTGGTCGAAAAATTCTAGCAGCATAA